A window of the Eremothecium cymbalariae DBVPG#7215 chromosome 5, complete sequence genome harbors these coding sequences:
- the INP2 gene encoding Inp2p (similar to Ashbya gossypii AFL193W) has translation MVFSYSSKLLSPEYINSASTIENKNHQKCHKTDVGINKRRSSSRELPLSKSKTVRKFLAVEPVTDHSLDVGGCQDFMDFKTVPDWGIEIYDDQSRVEVWEDFEPLDPDESELLQFSNIQVEMDTQSELNLLIKKVFEQPQSDGRDQFFEEFQYTIATSKVLNINGGDYQGILSTTFTKSILNFHKQSSSLLLNSPSVPTKFGKLLTSKKKFYLQRTIPFLPLLLFCTHCFRKILCVRSKNRKNIVIVLLLAVHLSLQQELFHSRYVKYSTLVNLKTMLDLLIKLDKLSHRFHMRFKELTIYKPISLARGSLESTITNSNTSLIKDILSSTADLLYYKLKLAISDILPLVDTEDLVHYCELYNINIATLYGFLHCAPDTTTSEKISRQHLLEKFTLCCLLSIPKFDRRVVTLSPVILKLFPDCDSQYLRETEKFLIVSKSLSRVNECLKDILATISSYKSHLYTIEVSMGQPAPSPKIPSIFEGDSVERITITLNELNELQTRLLHGENDDEKLHEYVQGKLYDLHNYWVNSVVQKKGQQQYVSSSTRDQRKHTLRCTSTGFMLNVVKAAASTKSLDLSSSSFVPSTFMDTADLELENDFLDSSTYSEPDERIYVTAGEEFEPPDYFKDKFKKLTDEQLKEHLDKRIQNLALENQRSKEQLIRHKSFELLSFKMNSFTNGLESRSFCPSEESIPVLYELKQLMDTDT, from the coding sequence ATGGTTTTCAGTTACTCTTCTAAACTACTGTCTCCAGAGTATATTAACTCCGCTTCAACCATAGAGAATAAGAATCACCAAAAATGTCATAAGACAGATGTCGGCATTAATAAACGTAGGTCATCAAGCAGGGAATTACCGCTatctaaatcaaaaacagttAGGAAATTCCTTGCAGTGGAGCCGGTTACTGACCATTCATTGGATGTAGGTGGTTGTCAAGATTTTATGGATTTCAAAACAGTGCCTGACTGGGGTATTGAGatatatgatgatcagtCGCGCGTGGAGGTTTGGGAGGACTTCGAGCCCTTGGATCCTGATGAGAGTGAATTGTTGCAATTCTCTAATATCCAAGTTGAAATGGATACTCAGTCTGAGTTAAATTTGTTGATTAAAAAGGTATTTGAACAACCTCAGTCGGATGGAAGGGACCAATTCTTTGAGGAGTTTCAGTATACCATAGCGACGTCTAAGGTTCTAAATATAAATGGTGGAGATTACCAGGGGATACTTTCAACGACTTTTACGAAAtctattttgaattttcatAAGCAATCTTCTAGCTTATTACTCAACAGTCCTTCAGTCCCAACAAAATTTGGGAAACTGTTGACAAgtaagaagaagttttatTTACAGAGGACGATTCCATTTTTGCCTCTATTATTGTTTTGCACCCACTGTTTTAGGAAGATACTTTGCGTTCGGTCCAAAAACCGTAAGAACATAGTTATTGTATTGTTATTAGCTGTCCATTTATCTTTACAGCAAGAGTTATTTCATTCCAGATATgtgaaatattcaacattgGTGAATCTAAAAACGATGTTAGATCTTTTGATAAAATTAGACAAGTTATCTCATAGATTTCATATGAGGTTTAAGGAATTGACTATTTATAAACCAATATCGTTGGCTCGTGGAAGTCTTGAATCAACGATTACCAATAGCAACACGTCTTTGATTAAGGACATTTTATCATCTACCGCTGACTTATTATACTATAAGTTAAAATTGGCAATATCCGATATTTTGCCTTTGGTTGACACTGAAGATTTGGTTCACTATTGTGAACTttataatatcaatatagCGACATTATATGGGTTTCTACATTGTGCGCCTGATACAACGACTTCTGAGAAGATTAGTCGTCAACATTTGTTGGAAAAGTTTACCCTATGCTGTCTTCTGTCTATACCGAAATTTGATAGGCGAGTAGTAACATTATCTCCTGTAATATTGAAACTTTTCCCGGATTGCGATTCACAGTATCTTCGagaaactgaaaaatttctGATTGTCTCAAAGTCATTAAGTCGCGTTAACGAATGTCTAAAAGATATCCTTGCAACTATTTCAAGCTATAAGTCTCATCTCTATACCATTGAAGTGTCAATGGGACAGCCTGCACCTTCACCAAAAATTCCATCGATATTTGAGGGGGATAGTGTAGAAAGGATCACTATTACTTTGAATGAGTTAAATGAACTTCAAACCAGACTGCTACATGGGGAAAACGACGATGAGAAATTGCATGAATATGTTCAAGGAAAACTTTATGACTTGCACAATTACTGGGTAAATTCAGTAGTTCAAAAGAAAGGtcaacaacaatatgtGTCATCTTCAACTCGTGATCAACGCAAACATACTTTAAGATGCACGAGTACCGGGTTTATGTTAAATGTTGTAAAGGCTGCCGCGAGTACTAAAAGCTTAGATTTAAGTTCTTCAAGTTTTGTCCCAAGCACCTTTATGGATACAGCGGACTTGGAACTGGAGAATGATTTTTTAGATTCCAGCACTTACAGTGAACCTGACGAGCGTATTTATGTCACTGCCGGCGAAGAATTTGAGCCTCCTGACTACTTCAAggataaatttaaaaaacttACAGATGAACAGTTGAAAGAACATCTAGATAAAAGGATCCAAAATTTGGCTCTTGAAAATCAGAGATCTAAGGAGCAGTTAATAAGACATAAAAGTTTTGAACTCCTAAGCTTCAAAATGAACAGTTTTACGAATGGATTAGAGAGCCGGTCTTTTTGTCCGAGTGAAGAAAGTATTCCTGTACTATATGAATTGAAACAACTAATGGATACTGATACATAA
- the QRI1 gene encoding UDP-N-acetylglucosamine diphosphorylase (similar to Ashbya gossypii AFL192C): MSVKDEYEAAGQAHLFYHWESLSEHEREQLLSNLARTDPLKLKECYKEAVRLVEGNVLNMDEVQPLPKGSYESVIDNSKDLNSRYESLGMEALRNGEVAVVLMAGGQGTRLGSSLPKGCYDVGLPSKKSLFQIQAERLQKLQELAGCLKPIPWYIMTSKLTRSATEEFFKKNKYFGLSEKQVRFFNQGTVPALDSSGEHLMLESRTELVESPDGNGGLYRALKNNKILEELLLNGIKHIHMYCVDNVLVKLADPVFLGYAIHHGFDVATKVVRKRDAHESVGLIVSKKHKPSVIEYYEISKELAEAIDESCGLLKLRAANIVNHYYSVALLKEKLDLWCEHMPYHIAKKKINYYDAGTNKIMKPDKVNGTKLEQFIFDVFDTIPIDKFGCLEVERSEEFSPLKNGPGSVNDNPETARLAYLRLGTKWLRNVGAHVDEGVLVEVSSSLSYNGESLGSYKGKSFHKSGEYIA; encoded by the coding sequence ATGTCGGTTAAAGACGAATATGAAGCTGCTGGTCAGGCACACTTGTTTTATCATTGGGAAAGTTTGTCCGAACATGAACGAGAGCAACTTCTATCAAATTTGGCTCGAACTGACCCATTAAAGCTGAAGGAGTGCTACAAAGAGGCAGTTCGGTTGGTTGAAGGTAATGTTTTGAATATGGATGAAGTTCAGCCTTTACCAAAGGGCTCATACGAGTCAGTTATCGACAATTCTAAGGACCTTAATTCTCGGTATGAATCATTAGGGATGGAGGCGCTGAGGAACGGTGAAGTGGCTGTGGTGCTTATGGCAGGTGGACAAGGCACCAGATTAGGATCTTCACTTCCCAAGGGTTGTTACGATGTTGGACTGCCATCTAAAAAATCGTTGTTTCAGATACAAGCAGAGAGACTGCAAAAGTTACAAGAGTTAGCCGGATGTTTGAAACCAATTCCTTGGTATATCATGACCTCTAAACTAACAAGATCCGCCACGGaagaattcttcaaaaagaacaagtaTTTTGGTCTGAGTGAAAAACAGGTCAGGTTCTTCAATCAAGGGACGGTTCCCGCATTAGATTCGTCTGGTGAACATTTAATGTTAGAGTCAAGGACTGAGCTAGTTGAATCTCCTGATGGCAACGGGGGTTTATACCGTGCGCTgaagaataataaaatattggaagaattgttaTTGAATGGTATCAAGCATATTCATATGTATTGCGTGGATAACGTTCTTGTTAAACTTGCTGATCCAGTTTTTCTGGGGTACGCAATTCATCATGGCTTTGACGTGGCCACCAAAGTCGTGAGGAAAAGGGATGCCCACGAATCAGTGGGCTTAATTGTTTCCAAGAAGCATAAGCCCTCGGTTATTGAATACTATGAAATATCAAAGGAATTGGCAGAGGCTATAGATGAGTCATGTGGGCTATTGAAACTGCGTGCTGCTAATATTGTGAATCATTACTATTCTGTTGCATTACTGAAGGAAAAGTTGGATTTATGGTGTGAACATATGCCGTATCATATagcaaaaaagaagattaaCTACTATGACGCAGGaactaataaaataatgaaGCCTGATAAGGTAAACGGTACCAAATTAGAGCaatttatatttgatgtttttgatacTATCCCTATTGATAAATTTGGCTGTTTAGAGGTAGAAAGGTCCGAAGAATTTTCTCCATTGAAAAACGGTCCTGGATCTGTCAACGATAACCCAGAAACAGCACGTCTAGCATATCTACGTTTAGGTACCAAATGGTTAAGAAATGTGGGAGCCCATGTTGATGAAGGCGTACTCGTAGAAGTCTCTAGTTCTTTGTCATATAATGGTGAGTCTCTAGGTTCTTACAAAGGCAAAAGTTTTCACAAGTCTGGTGAGTACATAGCTTAA
- the MSS11 gene encoding Mss11p (similar to Ashbya gossypii AFL194W) has product MNGITNHWDPAGNISPDSPKVIPNSATAPSTTGSSVTSSNSSNDSNIHGGGLSGVPHIRVGNGGADVDGIGQFEGSLPSGIGFGGDNGGNAAADTLLSNNKGGSDKPSLLNDVLVSDAMAKNSWQLLYAHIYNYLVHNKHHETAKRFLKEADVPLSKVVPEGTIDGSQLLYARMLMNSPETFLLEWWESLWALHEFVETQPLDMTVTNRPFNERITPILPQRPIVQQQQPQGMPTQLQPHSFVGHQQQHQHLHQHQHPQQLQHPQPQQLQPQQLQPQQHQQQQSQRQVQQVQQQSSVPELQQQQQLLLLLQQQLQQQQQQQQQQQQQQQQQQQQQQQQQQQKIQNQRQPPQQHQQPKQRRSLSSQKQVSSPHVMTAGMYGQQQQGSLMAHPQQAQAPNQAMNHPNMSVVSPTVSTNRHQKPQHASSDSVQKTSRQFPLSANAPNMTPTPFNLQNSISGAGYLPMYSQSAPVLMNIKGQQVLPPRQQQQSPPNKQANLRSKSSAGAVAHAADTMMNYVQQQSQQNMQIQEFPQQVPYQMQQQQHQQQQHHHHQHQQQQQQQNQHQNEQHPHQAPQQQASHQHASQKQPQQQPQQQKQQPPQQQVLQQASQKQPPQQQPQQQLQQQPQQKQQPSTHQQQQPSAQQQQQPSAQQQQPSTQQQQTSTQQQQQSSQQQPQQALNVQVRQRRLKRDSPQHKVDSPGKKKTSAASNSSTNSSTSTTTQVNKTSLNNVSKQDVKRQKSSGNQQAQLNWTKLLQQQLQQQQQKQQSSQSQQSQKPQKQQGQQQQQQQQQQNHLHQQHERQHQHPQQMSRQSHNPSQQPFHQSQQSQKPPKPHQLQQSQIHHMQQMQQMQQLDFMNPIAMVPLPTMVGSNSGMQSIAEASSNITNTNHQQILGVNFTNNTPRDMDSLDPLVFQQQMRFPNSSANSVDSTVFKTPMYPQLSSQQPQAIKKTPQEKRLRKKSSNGVLSVSGTTSISTTPASIEATPTSALNEVPISTTTNANSTAVSSSSHQPSSLSQNQNITRPNEDLQNLATPLNMDMDLDQFDINVFNNDFIGSWK; this is encoded by the coding sequence ATGAATGGAATTACGAATCACTGGGACCCTGCTGGTAATATATCCCCGGATTCACCGAAAGTTATTCCAAATTCTGCAACAGCTCCCTCTACGACGGGGTCGTCGGTGACTAGTAGCAATAGTTCTAATGACAGTAATATCCATGGTGGTGGGTTATCTGGGGTTCCACATATTCGGGTTGGTAACGGGGGAGCGGATGTGGATGGTATTGGGCAGTTTGAAGGATCGTTACCGAGTGGTATTGGGTTTGGTGGTGATAATGGTGGGAATGCTGCGGCGGATACGTTGTTGTCGAATAATAAGGGTGGCAGCGATAAGCCATCTCTTTTGAATGATGTATTGGTTTCAGATGCGATGGCGAAGAATTCGTGGCAGTTACTTTATGCACATATTTACAATTATTTGGTTCATAATAAGCATCATGAGACGGCTAAGCGGTTTTTGAAGGAGGCAGATGTGCCACTTTCGAAGGTAGTGCCTGAGGGTACCATTGATGGTAGCCAGCTGTTATATGCTAGAATGCTGATGAATTCACCGGAGACTTTTTTGTTGGAGTGGTGGGAGTCGTTATGGGCCTTGCATGAGTTTGTGGAAACCCAGCCATTGGATATGACTGTAACTAACAGGCCGTTCAATGAGAGAATAACTCCTATATTGCCACAGAGGCCAATTGttcaacagcaacagccGCAAGGTATGCCGACACAATTACAACCACATTCATTTGTTGGccaccagcagcaacacCAGCATCTGCATCAACATCAGCACCCTCAACAACTGCAACACCCTCAGCCGCAACAATTGCAGCCGCAGCAATTGCAACCCCAGcagcatcaacaacaacaatctCAAAGACAAGTACAGCAAGTACAGCAACAGTCTTCCGTACCAGaactgcaacaacaacaacaactactactactactacaacaacaactacaacaacagcaacaacagcaacaacaacaacaacagcaacaacaacaacaacaacaacaacaacaacaacaacaacaacaaaaaatacaaaatcaGCGCCAGCCGCCGCAACAGCATCAGCAGCCAAAGCAGCGAAGATCTTTATCATCTCAGAAACAAGTTTCAAGCCCTCATGTTATGACTGCAGGCATGTATGGCCAGCAACAGCAAGGTTCTCTAATGGCCCATCCTCAACAGGCCCAAGCACCCAATCAGGCGATGAATCATCCCAATATGTCTGTTGTATCACCTACTGTATCAACTAACAGGCATCAGAAGCCTCAGCACGCATCATCAGACTCGGTACAGAAGACTTCCCGGCAATTTCCGCTTTCAGCAAATGCTCCAAACATGACACCAACTCCTTTCAATTTACAGAATTCTATATCAGGTGCTGGTTATCTACCAATGTATTCACAATCTGCACCAGTTTTAATGAACATTAAGGGACAACAAGTTCTTCCTCCtcggcagcagcagcagagcCCTCCAAACAAACAGGCGAATTTAAGATCCAAGAGCTCTGCTGGAGCTGTAGCACACGCTGCTGATACAATGATGAACTACGTTCAACAGCAATCACAGCAGAATATGCAAATACAGGAATTCCCACAACAAGTGCCATACCAAatgcagcaacagcaacatcagcaacaacaacatcatcatcatcaacaccaacagcagcagcaacagcagaaTCAGCATCAGAATGAACAACATCCACACCAGGCTCCACAACAACAGGCTTCACACCAACATGCTTCTCAAAAACAGcctcaacaacaaccacaacaacaaaaacaacagcCTCCGCAACAACAGGTTTTACAGCAGGCTTCACAAAAACAGCCTccgcaacaacaaccacaacaacagctCCAACAACAGCCTCAACAAAAACAGCAACCATCTACccatcagcaacaacagccaTCTGcccagcagcaacaacagccaTCTGcccaacaacaacaaccatCTAcccagcaacaacaaacatCTAcccagcaacaacaacaatcatCTCAACAACAGCCACAACAAGCTCTTAACGTTCAAGTGAGACAAAGACGGTTGAAGCGTGATTCTCCCCAACATAAAGTGGACTCTCCTGGCAAGAAAAAGACATCAGCGGCCTCTAATTCAAGTaccaattcttcaacttcaacaaccACACAAGTCAACAAGACATCATTGAATAATGTTTCTAAGCAAGATGTGAAACGGCAAAAGAGCTCTGGAAACCAACAGGCTCAATTGAATTGGACCAAGTTGTTGCAACAACAGttgcaacagcagcagcaaaaaCAGCAATCTTCGCAATCTCAGCAGTCCCAAAAACCTCAGAAACAACAggggcagcagcagcaacaacaacaacaacaacaaaatcatcttcatcaacaacatgAACGCCAACATCAACATCCTCAGCAAATGTCGCGGCAGTCACATAATCCATCTCAACAACCATTTCACCAATCGCAACAATCACAGAAACCACCAAAACCGCATCAGTTGCAACAATCACAAATACATCACATGCAGCAAATGCAGCAAATGCAGCAACTTGATTTTATGAATCCGATAGCTATGGTACCACTTCCCACAATGGTAGGAAGCAACTCAGGTATGCAATCGATAGCTGAAGCCTCTTCAAACATCACGAACACTAATCATCAACAGATCCTGGGCGTTAATTTTACCAATAATACTCCTAGAGACATGGATAGTCTAGATCCACTGGTtttccaacaacaaatgaGGTTTCCGAATAGCTCTGCGAACAGTGTCGATTCCACTGTATTCAAAACTCCGATGTATCCACAGCTTTCTTCTCAGCAACCTCAAGCCATTAAGAAAACTCCCCAAGAAAAAAGGCTCAGAAAGAAAAGCAGCAATGGTGTTCTATCCGTATCCGGAACAACATCGATTAGTACCACTCCTGCGAGTATTGAAGCTACCCCAACGTCTGCTCTGAATGAAGTCCCAATATCTACCACTACTAATGCTAATAGCACGGCTgttagtagtagtagtCACCAACCCTCTTCATTATCACAAAATCAGAATATTACTAGACCTAATGAAGATCTGCAGAATTTGGCTACCCCATTGAATATGGATATGGACTTAGATCAATTTGATATTAACGTATTCAACAACGATTTCATCGGTTCATGGAAATGA